Part of the Aneurinibacillus sp. REN35 genome, ATTCTGGTATGCACCAAGCTTAGAGCGAACTTCAGATACTTTGTCGATGGCGCTGTCGATGATCGCAATCGCATTGGAAGCCGACGTTTCATCTGTCAGCTTGAACTTGTCAATCCCAAGTGCCTTTGTACGGATATCTCCGATGCCAAGCGAAACAATCTCGCCTGCATTCGTACCGATCTGGAAGGTTACGGATGAATCGGACAGTGTTTGACGAACATCAATATTTAGAGCCGTTTCCCCATTGGAGAGGACGCCTGTGCCAAATGAGATGCCTGTTCCTTTTAATTCAACAAACTTCCGATCATTATCGACAAATTGATGGGCGATGATTTTGTCATTACTATCTTTTAAAATGACGCTAGTCCGATCAAGCTCACCAATTTTAAACGAATGGTACGGAATTTCCGGTGTAGTCGGCAGGACACCACCACGCTTCACATATCCGGAAAGGGAGTTAGTAAAGTCAACAGTAAGTCCAATGCTTTTATTATTAGCATCTTTAAAATCGATCGTCGGTTGTCCAAAAACTACATCTGTAGCTGAAGCAATGGCTGCTCCACCAGTTTTAGGTACTACATTTAACGTATATGTCGTCTCTTGAGTAAATTTACCCGAAGTTGTTGGTGCAGTAATCCCTAAATCAGTCGTTGTACCAAGCGAGCTCCCTGTTGGACCATTTCCTGCTGCATTTAAAAGATATACTTTGTCATCTGTGTCATCTACCCAATAATGTCCATCTTCCAACTTAGAGTCTGTTAAATCTACTCCAGCATCATTGTCTTTATCACTTACTTGAGCCGTCAATTCTACCTTATAATCTCCCGTTTCCAAAGTCGTATCAGGAGAAATTAAAAAGTTCTCTAAGCCAGTTTTATACGTATCATCAATCTTACTCATATCAAGGACTTTACTTTTTGTAACGACAGACATGCTGTAAATATCCTGCGGCAGCACGCTCGCTGCGTCTACCTTAATATCTTTTAGTCCTTTACCACCTGTAGAATACGTGACATTGCCATATAATGAACGAATATCTGCATTCTCAGACAGGCTGCCATTCAGCAGCTTCTTCGTATTGAACTGTGTATCATTTCCTACACGATCAATTTGTTCACGAAGCTGATTAATCTCATCCTGAATAACGCCGCGATCCACTTCCGTTAATGTACCGTTCGCAGCCTGGACAGCCAGCTCTCGCATACGGGACAGCATATCATGCACTTCTCCAAGTGCACCCTCCGCTGTCTGAATCAGTGAAATCCCATCCATCGCATTCTTCTCTGCCTGCTGCAGGCCACGGATCTGACCGCGCATTTTTTCGGAGATCGCAAGACCCGCCGCATCATCGGCGGCACGGTTAATACGCAGACCGGACGATAATTTCTCCAATGCTTTCCCTGTTGCAAATTGGTTTTTGCTAAGCTTCGAATATGCATTGAGCGCTTGAATATTATGATTGATACGCATGTATATTCACTCCTTCTTTCCCCAGTTATCTATTTTTTCAAATGAACTTCTTGTTTTTCCATCTCATAGTGATAGACCTCGTGCTCCATTTCACGCTGCTGATACGGGTTCATTCTTACAGTTGGCTTGCGAACCGGAGTCGACAGAGGCGCTGTGGTTGATGTCACTGACTCGCTTGCTTGTGGTGCATTGCTAGTGTTCGTATTCCCTCTCTGCTCTTTGTCCTGCGCAGCACGCTCCATAGCCGTCGTCCATGCATCATCGAGAATGCGGACCAGACGCCGCACCTCTCTAAGAATATCTATATCTTTTTTTAGATTCGCTTCGCAAATTCTATCAAATAAATACTTATATAGAAGCTCTAGCTGATCCGCCAGCACGCCTGCTTCATATTTAATCCCAAATCCTAAGCGGGTCAGAATCTCATTACAGTGCTGCAGCACCTGATTCGCTTCTAGATAGCGACGCTGCGGCAGCAGCATAATCGCTGCGTCCAGCTTTTCAAGCATCTTCTTATACAACAATGATGTGATTAATTCGGGCCTGTCATGAATATCGCTCAATTCCACATTCTGCGGAGTTAGGATATCGTCCATTACGATTCCTCCCAGGTTATAGCCACAATTTCTTTGCTACTCTAAATATCGGCTATTTGCGCCAAATATTAAGTTAAAAACTGAAAAAAACGTCATTCTTCTTATGAATTATTCTATATTTCGAATGCTTTGCAGCAAATCATCCAAGCTGATATCTTCTTCCTCTTCTTCGGACTCCCCGTCCCAGTACGGCGTCTGCCTAAGCGTCCGCAGGTTCTCTACAGGAGAGACAGGCATAGGGGGAGCACCCACGCTGGCCCGTCGGACGAGCAGCAGCACTTCTGCGACTACCTGGTATAGCTGAGGCGGCACATTACTGCCCAGATCTAGATTCAGCAGGTTTTCAAGCAGCAGGCCATCCTCCTGCATCGGAATATCGTGCTCCTTCGCCTTCGCAATGATCTTCTCTGCCACCGCTCCGCGCCCTTGCGCGACAATTGTCGGCGCTTTGTCATTCTCCTTGTCATAACGAATGACCGCAACCTGCGAAGGCTTGTCTCCCTTCTGCGGCCGGCGCTGAATATGTTTGTACATCATATCGAGAAATCCAATCCTTCCTGTCCGGATTGCTGAATCGCACGACTTCTGGCGAGCGCCGTGTCCACGGTCGGCACTTCCTGTACACTTGCCTGTTTTTCCTGTCCAATCGGAGTAAATGTCACGCCATTCATCCGATACCCCATCTGCTGCAGCGCCTCCTCCATCTGTGGAACATACGGTCTAAACACCTCATCTACCTGCGGATGATCGTTCTGTACGCGAATCGTCATCTCCCGATTCACTACCATCACCGATACACCTGTCTCACCGAACTTCGGCGTATCAAGGAAAAAGAATAAGCTGCAGTTCTCCCAATCCATTTGCTGTCCATTGTTGCGGGCATGCACCTGAAGCTCGGCCGTATGCATCCCTTCCTCCCATGGAAGCGGAAGCTGAATTTGCATGGTCTGAATCGGTGCGGTAGGCTCTTGTCTGGATAGAAGCTGCTGACCGGTAATATTGGATAGTGCCTGTTCCATCACTTCTTTTGCTCGTGGTGTAAGTGATCTTTCCATGCCATCAAGCAAATACGATTTCATGGAGTTTGGCGGTGCATCCGCTCGTTCATGGAACTCTCCGCCAAATCGTCCACTGCCTGCTTGCGCCATTCCTTCACGGCGCATCAGCCACTCCATCGCTTCCTTCTCATGAGTGTAGCCGACACCGCGCATCATCTCCTGTACCCCCCGTCCCGTCAACGTTCCATCCTGCCAGGATTGTCCATACGTTTGGAATGGGCTGCGCATCTCACCGTCCAGCGTTGTTTTCGAGAAGAAGCGTTCCACTTTCATATAGGAAGGCTGCCAATGCAGCTTTTCCAGCTCGCCTTTCACACGTTGGAAGAGCTGCAGGGCTTCATCCTGCCTGCCCTTATCCAGCATCCCCTTGACCTGCTGAAGCTCTCCGCTCATCTTCAATACACTATGCTCGAATTCCATATCCGCAAACAGCGCGAACTCTCCTTTATTAACCAATCGATTGACCATCTCAATAGTTGGCTCTACGATGCGCTGAATATACGAAGATGCCTGTGGAGTCTTCTGTTGAAGAAACTGGCTCATGCGCTCTACATTATTGACAATTTCTTTCTTCAACTGCGCAAACTCCTCGCCCACTTCACGTAAGTAATCGGGAATATACTGTGTTACACGCTCAAAATTCGCTGTCTGCACGTTCGTTAACGCAGCCATGCGTTCGCCAGCTTGTGTCAACAGTTGTTCGAGTTCATTCATGCCTTCCAGTATCGTTTCCGGGCGATACGCACCATCTACTACATCCGCTTCGATACGTTGTAGGAACTGCTCCATCTGCCGCACTTCCTGCTGTGGCAGCTTCTCACGCTGAGCCGCCTGCCGCAAGGATACAGCCGCATCTCGTACAATCTGCTCTGGACTACGTGAAGTGCTCAATGCCTCCAGCGGATTTGCCGTTCCCATTCCCTTACCTAAAGCCGCTGCCAGCTCCTGACGCGCCAGACCGACCAGGCTTCCCAGTTTCATGAATGTCTCACTTACTGGACGCAGGAAATCCCCTGCATTATCCGCACCCTCGCCTAAACCATTGGTTAATGGGTTGGTTCTATCCGCTGCAGCTTCGGCGATCGGAAGCTTAAACATCTTCACCAGCGTATCCAGGGTTTTCTCTACCATTACTTTGGCTTCCATTCCCTTACCTACTGCCTCATAGCTCATCGACATACGCAGGTCTTTCACAATACGGTTCATCATCGCCTGCAGGTCTTTTTGCAGCTGCGGACTAAGCTTTGCTTCTCCGAGAACTTGCTCGACTGCTTTCTGCAGGTTATCAATGCCGCTTCTCGTCACCTTACCTGAAAGCCTAAGATCCAGCACAAGATTAGCTAGATCCTTCAATGCACTGTTTTCTGTCTTTGGCGCTTCTCTAACCTCCTGTGTAGGAGTGCTCGGCTGCTGCGGAAGCTTTGCGGCTGCTTCCATACGTGCTAATTCCTGCTTTATTTGCTTTAGATTATTGCTTATATCCGTTGCTCGTACTGTGTCGGCTATCTTTTCCGGTGAGATGTATGTTTGGCTGCTGGGAGTATTTTTGATAAGCTGGGTGACTTGTTCTACCGTTTGCTGGAGTTTTATACGTACATGCTCCGGCATGTTCTTCACTTCAGGATTACGCTGCATCTGTTCAATCAATTGCGTAAGCTGTTCTTTGCGAATCGGCTGCTTCAATTGGAGGACCTGCTGCAGCGTGTCTACTTGGCGAATAAGAGAGTCCCCTTGCCTGCTTGTAGCAACAGCTGATTCCGCTTGTGCCGCTGCTCGTCTAATCTGAGTAGCGGTTTGTGCTATGTCCTGTGCACGCACTCTCTGTGCCAGTTTATCTGAAGCAATCGTCTCCTGTTTTCCTGCTGCTTCCTTTATCGTCGATTCAACCTGTTTTATAATATGTGCCACATTTTGTCGAATCGGCTCACTTATTTTGCTCGCCTCTACGGATCGTTTCATCTGGTCAGCTAGCTTTTGCAGCTGCTCCTTGTTTACCGGTCGTCCACTTTCTACAACTTTAGCCAGAAGATCAAGCTGCTGTGAGAGCTTTTGCTCTGGCGCAACTGTTCGGACTTCTCTGTTCCCATTTGCAGCGTTAGTACGTTGCGTCTGTGTCGGCACAAGATCAGGCGCTTCCTTGGCAAGATCTGATACGATCTTATCTAGAGACGGCCCATGCAGCGCACGAAAGACCGCTTCATAGCTTTTGGGTGTTACCGTGATTTTCTTTTGCGCCATGATCGAAAGGGTATCAAGCTTTTGCTGTACAACTCCTTCCCCATTCTGCATGACCTGTTGAACTCGCTGCAGTACCTCTTTTGAGACGGGTACCCGCTCGGCAAGTAATCTGGACACAGCTTCTCTCATATCCACAGTCACTTTGACACCTGCATCTTTTAGTACACGCTCCGCCTCTGCTTCAAGTGAAGCGGAGCTTCCTCTTTGAGGTGGAGCGGAAGAGGTAGATACGGCACGCACATGTATCGTATTGCCTTTTATGTCTGTAATCTGAACAGGGACTTCCCCTTTTGTAGGTACCCCTTTATCAAAGATCGCATTGTATTGTTGTCCTTTTATCTCAATGACCGCCTCATTCGAGGACAGACGCTGCTTTACCGTTGCGCTGACTACCTCGTTCTGGCGCACATCTGCTGGTTTTCCTGTATTCTGTGCTGTCTGTGTTCCGGGCGTAAAACCTGATATTTGCACGTGTGCTTCCACCTTTCCGTACGGTACTGTTCTATAAATAATATCGGATAAAACAGGCGAGAACTGTAATCATCATTCTTATAAAAAAGCCCCTTTTCCCAGCTTACTGCCAGAAAAAAGGGCGATTTCTTTAGTTCTTTTTATCGAAGAAAATGCTTGGCGGATGTGCATCTTCATCCATATAACCTTTTCTAATAATAGTTTTTTGGCGCTCGGCCACAGATAAATTCTGCAACTTACTATAAAGTGGCAAAAGCAGCGGATCAATCTTCTCACGTATCTGCTTAATGCCAGATATGATTTCTTTAAACTCTTTTTCTTGCTGAGGTAAAAATGGAGACTGCTGCGCGTCAATTTTATCAATGAGCTGGATAATTCGCTCGCATTTTTCTACTCGTTCTAGAAATTGCTCTGCTTCTTCTTCTTGTAAATGTTGAAGCTGCAGTAACGTCTCAACCTTCATTTCCTCAAGTAACTGCTTCTTCTTTACATATAAGTTCTCGTTCATTATTCTTTCCTTACATTATTATTTCGCTGCAAACTGTTGTGCTAACCAGCCACTCTGCGAATTGTATTTGCTCATCGCTTTTTCCATCGCAGTAAATTTAGCATAATAGTTATTCTCTTTTCGAATCAGTCTATCTTCTGTATCGTCAATTCTTTTATTCAAATCAAGAATCCTTTTACCAAACAAGCTACTATCAGTAATTGCACTTCCACTTGCACCAGCCTTTTCAATTAGCAATTTTGAAGATTCTTCAAAATTAGCTGTAACTCGATGAATGAGACCAGTCTTTCCGCTCTTTTCATCACTAGCTGACTGAATGAACAGGTTTTTTACTGCTTCTGGATCTTCTTGAAGAACTTTTCTTAGTTTTTCCTCGTCTACTTGCAGCTTTCCTTGATCTTTGTACGTATTTGACTTAATGCCAATGGAAGCAAGCGAATTATATTTACTACCATTATCAACTGTTCCACCCATCTGCAGACGTATATTCGATGCCAGTGCTGATAGAGTGCCATCTCTGCGTAATAATCCACTTTTAGCTTTTTGTTCCCATTGCTCGATCTGCTTTTCACTTAGTGCTTCTCGCTCTTCATCAGTAAGTGGTTTAAAGCTTCTGTATACTGGCTCATCAATTACTTTATTCAATTTATCTAATATCTCATTATATTTATTAATAAATTCTTTAATATTTTTGATTTCTGTTTCAATATCACGAGAAACAGTTGTGGTGACTTCTCCAATTTGCTTAAAGTTATAGTTAAGTCCAAAAACAGTTGTATTATTAGCTGGAGTCTCAATAATTTCTCCGTCATTATAACGAAATTGTGCATCTTTTCCTAATGCTTTTACTGGAATGTTTGCATCAAAAGAAGCTCCGGATACACCTAACTTGCTCAATGTATCTTCATTAGATGAAGAAATTTTTACAACCTTACCCGCAGGATGCGTAATCTCAATTTTTGTTCCATTTTTACTGAAAACCTCCCCTTCCGAGGAGAATGCTTTTTTCATTCTCGCTAATATAGTGTCTACGTTATCCGCGGATGTAACTTTGATACTTTTTTCGATATCTCCGACCTTTAAAGTTATGTCCCTTCCTAAGGCACCAAACTCAGCAATATTTGCAAAATCTATTGTTGCACCAGCTGCAAGTTCCTTTTCATATTGCTTGATACCTAGCTTTTGAAGTGCCTCCGCACCACTAAGTGTAAATGTTGACTTAGTACCTGTTTCTTTTGAATTTATAACAAATTGATTCAAAGTTTCATCATAAGCAGCAGATACACCTAAGCTTTTTCCCTCAACTGTAGCAGTATTAATTTTTGTGACGATATCTTTCATCGTATCTTCAGCTGCAATCTCTATATCCTTACTTTTTCCATTAATATTAATAGTGAGAGTTGCAGCCCCAGAAGGAGTAGATAAACTTGGCTTTCCTTCCAGTTTTGCTAACTCGGCAAGTTGTAAGACTTGCATCTTATGATTTCCTTCAAGCGATTCTGCAGTGCTAGTGACATTTACCTTATTAGCATCAGAAGATACAGCATTAAATGTTCCATATGTTTTAGACAGCTTCATATCAAGCAACGTCTTACGAAATGTAAAGATATCTGTATTCCATTGACGATACATCTCGCTTTGCCAGGTTAAAGATTGACGTTGCTGTTTCATTTTATTAACTGGCATACGCTCTGCCTGCATCAGTTGCTTAACCAGTGACTCGGTATCCATTCCTGACATCAGACCACTTAAACGATTTACGGGCATTCTTTCTTCCTCCTATTAAACTTTTTTATCTAAGAAAAATCCAATCATTTCCTTTAACTGTACACGTAGATCTAGTACATACTTAGGCGGAACTTCTTTGACAACTTCATGTGTAATCTTATTCTGAATGACTGCATACCAATCTCCGCTTTTTTCATGAAACTTTAGCGCTAATCCTAAATCAAGCGTTGAAAATAAGGTGTCAGCCATTTTTTCTAGTTTTTCACGTTCATGCTCTGTAGCAGCACCTTGTTCTTTCATATCTTCATTTGATTTTATACCTTCAATTGATACAAACTGTTCTTTGGTTGATACATCCATGGAGTCCTGGGAAACACTTGAAGGTCTGTGAAGCATTCCTGCGCCTACAAAATTATGTGTAAGATTAGTTCGAAATTCTGACATAATGTTTGTTCCTCCTTGTATCATTGCATTGTTACTTTTAATATCGGATAATCCGCTTTAAATAATAAGCTAACAGTTATATTCTACTTCATAAAAAAAAAGCAGACTATTACGCCTGCTTTTGCCCTTGCTGTTTTGTTATCATCATGACTTCTTTCCAAACATCTCTAAATTCGATAAAGAAACTTTCTACTTCATCTAAAATCGCTTTATCTTTATTCACATTTGCTTCAATCATTCGATTCATCATGTAATCGTACATTGTAAGAAATTGCTCTGAAATCTCTACCTTAGGATTCAATGTCAAAATCAACTCTTTTAAGATATCTTGAACACGTACGATATGATTATGAGCATACTGAAGATTATTCGCCTCGATCTCTTGTTTCGCTTGTTTAATAAACTTGATCGCTCCATTATAGAGCATAAATGTTAA contains:
- the fliS gene encoding flagellar export chaperone FliS, encoding MAIHNPAQAYRSNQVTTATQGDLTFMLYNGAIKFIKQAKQEIEANNLQYAHNHIVRVQDILKELILTLNPKVEISEQFLTMYDYMMNRMIEANVNKDKAILDEVESFFIEFRDVWKEVMMITKQQGQKQA
- a CDS encoding flagellar export chaperone FliS, whose protein sequence is MDDILTPQNVELSDIHDRPELITSLLYKKMLEKLDAAIMLLPQRRYLEANQVLQHCNEILTRLGFGIKYEAGVLADQLELLYKYLFDRICEANLKKDIDILREVRRLVRILDDAWTTAMERAAQDKEQRGNTNTSNAPQASESVTSTTAPLSTPVRKPTVRMNPYQQREMEHEVYHYEMEKQEVHLKK
- a CDS encoding EscU/YscU/HrcU family type III secretion system export apparatus switch protein yields the protein MMYKHIQRRPQKGDKPSQVAVIRYDKENDKAPTIVAQGRGAVAEKIIAKAKEHDIPMQEDGLLLENLLNLDLGSNVPPQLYQVVAEVLLLVRRASVGAPPMPVSPVENLRTLRQTPYWDGESEEEEEDISLDDLLQSIRNIE
- the fliD gene encoding flagellar filament capping protein FliD encodes the protein MPVNRLSGLMSGMDTESLVKQLMQAERMPVNKMKQQRQSLTWQSEMYRQWNTDIFTFRKTLLDMKLSKTYGTFNAVSSDANKVNVTSTAESLEGNHKMQVLQLAELAKLEGKPSLSTPSGAATLTININGKSKDIEIAAEDTMKDIVTKINTATVEGKSLGVSAAYDETLNQFVINSKETGTKSTFTLSGAEALQKLGIKQYEKELAAGATIDFANIAEFGALGRDITLKVGDIEKSIKVTSADNVDTILARMKKAFSSEGEVFSKNGTKIEITHPAGKVVKISSSNEDTLSKLGVSGASFDANIPVKALGKDAQFRYNDGEIIETPANNTTVFGLNYNFKQIGEVTTTVSRDIETEIKNIKEFINKYNEILDKLNKVIDEPVYRSFKPLTDEEREALSEKQIEQWEQKAKSGLLRRDGTLSALASNIRLQMGGTVDNGSKYNSLASIGIKSNTYKDQGKLQVDEEKLRKVLQEDPEAVKNLFIQSASDEKSGKTGLIHRVTANFEESSKLLIEKAGASGSAITDSSLFGKRILDLNKRIDDTEDRLIRKENNYYAKFTAMEKAMSKYNSQSGWLAQQFAAK
- a CDS encoding flagellin N-terminal helical domain-containing protein, whose product is MRINHNIQALNAYSKLSKNQFATGKALEKLSSGLRINRAADDAAGLAISEKMRGQIRGLQQAEKNAMDGISLIQTAEGALGEVHDMLSRMRELAVQAANGTLTEVDRGVIQDEINQLREQIDRVGNDTQFNTKKLLNGSLSENADIRSLYGNVTYSTGGKGLKDIKVDAASVLPQDIYSMSVVTKSKVLDMSKIDDTYKTGLENFLISPDTTLETGDYKVELTAQVSDKDNDAGVDLTDSKLEDGHYWVDDTDDKVYLLNAAGNGPTGSSLGTTTDLGITAPTTSGKFTQETTYTLNVVPKTGGAAIASATDVVFGQPTIDFKDANNKSIGLTVDFTNSLSGYVKRGGVLPTTPEIPYHSFKIGELDRTSVILKDSNDKIIAHQFVDNDRKFVELKGTGISFGTGVLSNGETALNIDVRQTLSDSSVTFQIGTNAGEIVSLGIGDIRTKALGIDKFKLTDETSASNAIAIIDSAIDKVSEVRSKLGAYQNRMEHTVNNITQANENLTAAESRIRDADMAKEMTEFTKLNIINQSATAMLAQANQLPQGILQLLKG
- a CDS encoding flagellar protein FlaG: MSEFRTNLTHNFVGAGMLHRPSSVSQDSMDVSTKEQFVSIEGIKSNEDMKEQGAATEHEREKLEKMADTLFSTLDLGLALKFHEKSGDWYAVIQNKITHEVVKEVPPKYVLDLRVQLKEMIGFFLDKKV